One segment of Candidatus Pelagibacter ubique HTCC1062 DNA contains the following:
- the glmS gene encoding glutamine--fructose-6-phosphate transaminase (isomerizing), which yields MCGIIGIASNKPVSSTIINSLRKLEYRGYDSAGIATLSNGIVSEAKSEGRVDILEKNLAVKNMSGPIGIGHVRWATHGIPNTINAHPHSSESVSVVHNGIIENSTLLKKYLINKGHVFKSQTDTEVIVHLITEYLKELNLKEAIIKTLKQLHGSFALGIIFKDQPNLIVGARRGSPLAVGYGPNENYLGSDSYALKSMTNKISYLNDGEFCIIKKDQVEFFDEEGLKVNKKVLELSSKEQDYDKGDFKHFMAKEIEEQPTTLKNCINEYVDKINNDINIYNFPWNIKEISSVTLIGCGTAYHSCLMAKYWFEENTTLEVTIDIASEFRYRKNRFKDDNLYIFVSQSGETADTYAALDLCNKNNMKTCSVVNVIESSIARDSNFVLPIHCGQEIGVASTKAFMGQMLVLYILVLKLGILRKDLDKDLYLNKIKDLKLLPKLVEQTLLTESKIQTVSSSFTDAKGSMFLGRGFSYPIALEGALKLKELAYVHAEGYPAGEMKHGPLALIEDGMPVVVLAPRDNYYKKTISNMQEVIARGAKVLLITNKSKDEVFSENIWETVLVESANDDLLPFLLTVPLQKLAYYSALKKGYDIDKPRNLAKSVTVE from the coding sequence ATGTGTGGAATAATAGGTATAGCTAGTAATAAACCGGTTTCATCTACAATTATTAATTCTCTTAGAAAATTAGAATATAGAGGATACGACTCTGCAGGAATTGCCACATTATCAAATGGAATTGTAAGTGAAGCAAAATCAGAAGGTAGAGTTGATATTTTAGAAAAAAACCTTGCTGTTAAGAATATGTCAGGCCCCATTGGAATTGGGCATGTTAGATGGGCAACGCACGGTATTCCAAATACTATTAATGCACATCCTCATTCTTCAGAGAGTGTATCGGTTGTACATAATGGGATTATTGAAAATTCTACACTTTTAAAAAAGTATTTAATAAACAAGGGTCATGTATTTAAATCTCAAACAGATACTGAGGTAATTGTACATTTAATAACAGAGTATTTAAAAGAACTAAATTTAAAAGAGGCAATTATTAAAACCCTTAAACAATTACATGGAAGTTTTGCTTTAGGTATAATTTTTAAAGATCAACCAAATCTTATAGTGGGTGCTAGAAGAGGGTCTCCACTTGCAGTTGGTTATGGTCCTAATGAAAATTATTTAGGTTCAGACTCTTACGCTTTAAAGTCTATGACTAATAAAATTTCATATTTAAATGATGGAGAGTTTTGCATTATAAAAAAAGACCAAGTTGAGTTTTTTGATGAAGAAGGCTTAAAGGTTAATAAAAAAGTTTTAGAATTATCTTCAAAAGAACAGGATTATGACAAAGGTGATTTTAAACACTTTATGGCAAAAGAGATTGAAGAACAGCCTACAACATTAAAGAACTGTATAAACGAGTATGTAGATAAGATTAACAACGACATCAACATCTACAATTTTCCCTGGAATATTAAAGAAATTTCTTCAGTTACTTTAATTGGTTGTGGTACAGCTTATCACTCTTGTTTAATGGCAAAGTATTGGTTTGAAGAAAATACTACACTTGAAGTAACAATTGATATTGCATCTGAGTTTAGATACCGAAAAAATAGATTTAAAGATGATAATTTATATATTTTTGTTTCTCAGTCTGGTGAAACAGCAGATACTTATGCGGCCCTAGATTTATGTAATAAAAATAACATGAAAACTTGCAGTGTAGTTAATGTTATAGAAAGCTCTATTGCAAGGGACTCTAACTTTGTTTTACCCATTCATTGTGGGCAAGAAATTGGTGTTGCATCCACAAAAGCTTTTATGGGTCAAATGTTGGTTTTATATATTTTAGTATTAAAATTAGGAATTTTAAGAAAAGACTTGGATAAAGATTTATATTTAAACAAAATTAAAGACTTAAAGTTATTACCTAAGTTAGTTGAGCAAACTTTACTTACAGAGAGTAAAATCCAGACAGTTTCAAGTTCATTTACTGATGCAAAAGGTTCGATGTTTTTAGGGAGAGGTTTTTCTTACCCAATTGCATTAGAAGGGGCGTTAAAATTAAAGGAATTAGCTTACGTTCATGCTGAAGGGTACCCTGCAGGTGAGATGAAACATGGGCCTTTAGCTTTAATTGAAGATGGAATGCCAGTTGTTGTCTTAGCTCCAAGAGATAATTATTATAAAAAAACTATTTCTAATATGCAGGAAGTAATAGCAAGAGGGGCTAAAGTTTTATTGATCACTAACAAGAGCAAAGACGAAGTTTTTTCAGAAAATATTTGGGAAACTGTATTAGTTGAAAGTGCCAATGATGACTTGTTGCCTTTTTTATTAACTGTTCCACTGCAAAAATTAGCATATTATTCAGCTCTCAAAAAAGGGTATGACATTGATAAACCTAGAAATTTAGCAAAATCAGTCACAGTTGAATAA
- a CDS encoding class II 3-deoxy-7-phosphoheptulonate synthase, with amino-acid sequence MKNWKINSWRNYPVKHIPEYPDQKELDGVLSKIKDFPPLVFAGETRHLKEQLADVVDGKAFLLQGGDCAESFAEFHPDNIRDTFKLILQMSLVLTYSASLPVIKLGRIAGQFSKPRSSPVENIDGVELPSYLGDNINGMEFNEKSRVPDPKRLFKAYSQSASTLNLIRAFSHGGFADLKKVHTWNLGFIKNSPAAKKFKDLEDRIADALAFMDACGINSDFNRRLKTVNFWTSHEALLLPFEQAMTRVDSTTGEYHDTSAHFVWIGDRTRQLDGGHVEFCRGIENPIGIKCGPTLKAEDLINLCNKINPNNEKGKITLISRFGHENVSKFLPKLIRAIKKEGLNVIWSCDPCHGNTIKATTGFKTRPFNSVVKEVKNVFECHQSEGSYAGGLHIEMTGQNVTECTGGAQKISDQDLSSRYHTHCDPRLNANQALELAFLISDEIKKNAAYSKKNIKAAS; translated from the coding sequence ATGAAAAATTGGAAAATAAATAGCTGGAGAAATTATCCTGTAAAACACATTCCGGAATATCCTGATCAAAAAGAATTGGATGGTGTTTTAAGTAAAATTAAAGATTTTCCTCCATTAGTTTTTGCTGGTGAGACGAGACATTTAAAAGAACAATTAGCTGATGTTGTCGATGGAAAAGCTTTTTTATTACAAGGTGGAGATTGTGCAGAAAGTTTTGCAGAATTTCATCCTGATAACATTAGAGATACATTTAAACTGATACTGCAAATGTCGTTAGTGCTTACTTATTCGGCATCATTACCTGTTATTAAACTTGGAAGAATTGCTGGACAGTTTTCAAAACCAAGAAGTTCTCCTGTTGAAAATATTGATGGTGTTGAACTGCCTAGTTACCTAGGTGATAATATTAATGGAATGGAATTTAATGAAAAATCAAGAGTTCCTGATCCAAAAAGACTTTTTAAAGCTTATTCTCAATCTGCATCAACGCTTAACCTTATAAGAGCTTTCTCTCATGGAGGTTTTGCTGATCTTAAAAAAGTACATACTTGGAACTTAGGGTTTATTAAAAACTCTCCAGCTGCAAAAAAATTTAAAGATTTAGAAGATAGAATTGCAGATGCCTTAGCATTTATGGATGCTTGTGGAATTAATTCTGACTTTAATAGAAGATTAAAAACAGTAAACTTTTGGACTTCACATGAGGCTTTATTACTTCCTTTTGAGCAAGCAATGACAAGAGTAGATTCAACAACAGGTGAATATCACGATACCTCAGCTCACTTTGTTTGGATAGGAGATAGAACAAGACAACTAGATGGTGGACATGTTGAGTTTTGTAGGGGAATTGAAAATCCAATTGGAATTAAATGTGGACCAACATTAAAAGCTGAAGACTTGATAAATCTTTGCAATAAAATTAATCCAAATAATGAAAAAGGTAAAATAACTTTAATTTCTAGATTTGGTCATGAAAATGTTTCTAAATTTTTACCAAAATTAATAAGAGCAATTAAAAAAGAAGGTTTAAATGTAATATGGTCATGTGATCCTTGTCATGGAAATACAATTAAAGCTACAACTGGATTTAAAACAAGACCCTTTAATAGTGTTGTCAAAGAAGTAAAAAATGTTTTTGAATGTCACCAAAGTGAAGGAAGTTATGCAGGTGGATTACACATTGAAATGACCGGTCAAAATGTTACGGAATGCACAGGTGGTGCTCAGAAAATATCTGACCAAGATTTATCTAGCCGTTACCATACTCATTGCGATCCAAGACTTAATGCTAACCAAGCGTTAGAGTTAGCTTTTTTAATTTCTGATGAGATTAAAAAAAATGCTGCTTATTCTAAAAAAAATATTAAAGCGGCATCTTAA
- a CDS encoding HAD-IA family hydrolase — MTQKYSILFDLDGTLVDTAPDLMNAHNHVMRKYGYPTKSTADIRNLVGQGAGAMIGRSIWGQAKKEFGKIDDQKIKAEMVKDFVNFYGKNIIKESTLINGVKEFLKWCKEKEISMAVCTNKQEHLAIDLLKKIGIYDYFEYVAGSDTFDYCKPDPRHITSIIEIIGGDIKKSLMFGDSETDANAAKAASVPVILLENGYTEKNSNEIYHNHLIKDFIGVEKIVSTYLKD, encoded by the coding sequence ATGACTCAAAAATACTCAATATTATTTGACCTAGATGGAACATTAGTCGATACCGCACCTGATTTAATGAATGCTCATAATCATGTAATGAGAAAATATGGTTATCCTACCAAATCTACTGCTGACATTAGAAATTTAGTAGGTCAAGGCGCTGGAGCAATGATTGGTAGATCTATATGGGGACAAGCAAAAAAAGAGTTTGGTAAAATTGATGATCAAAAAATTAAAGCTGAAATGGTAAAAGATTTTGTTAATTTTTATGGAAAAAATATTATTAAAGAAAGCACACTTATTAATGGGGTAAAAGAATTTCTAAAATGGTGTAAAGAAAAAGAAATTTCAATGGCAGTTTGTACCAATAAACAAGAACACTTAGCAATTGATCTTTTAAAAAAGATTGGAATTTATGATTACTTTGAGTACGTTGCTGGTTCAGATACGTTTGATTATTGCAAACCCGATCCTAGACACATAACAAGTATAATTGAAATCATCGGGGGTGATATAAAAAAATCTCTAATGTTTGGGGATAGTGAAACTGATGCAAATGCAGCAAAGGCTGCCTCTGTTCCTGTTATTTTATTAGAAAATGGTTATACGGAAAAAAATTCTAATGAAATTTACCATAATCATTTAATAAAAGACTTTATTGGTGTTGAAAAAATAGTTTCAACTTACTTAAAAGATTGA
- a CDS encoding MmgE/PrpD family protein yields the protein MISHRVKVYPSKIDLPKKNQLAWKIAEIASDNAKLDKAAIEMVINRIIDNASVAIASLNRKAVISSREMALKHPRKNGANLFGIDSKLKFDCEWAAWSNGTAVRELDFHDTFLAEDYSHPGDNIPPILSVAQQTKKSGLDLLRGIITGYEVQVNLVKGICLHKHKIDHIAHLGPSVAAGLGTMLKLNTETIYQAVQQALHTTVSTRQSRKGEISSWKAYAPAHAGKLAIEAVDRAMRGEGAPSPIYEGEDSVIARILDGKKALYNVPLPKKKESKKAILETYTKEYSAEYQSQALIDIAKKLNKKIPNLNQIKKIDIYTSHHTHYVIGTGANDPQKMDPNASRETLDHSIMYIFAVALEDADWHHVKSYTKQRANRKSTIKIWKSITTFEDKKWTKKYHDPNPKNKSFGARVVVTLNNGKKITEQLDRADAHPYGARPFKRQNYINKFLTLTDGILDKKESARFLKVVQNLKNLKAGELNKLNIQVKRSQIKKNTKQGIF from the coding sequence ATGATTTCACATAGAGTTAAAGTTTACCCATCAAAAATTGATTTACCTAAAAAAAATCAATTAGCATGGAAAATTGCTGAAATTGCTTCTGATAATGCAAAGTTAGATAAGGCAGCCATTGAGATGGTTATTAATAGAATAATTGATAATGCTTCAGTTGCCATTGCTTCTTTAAATAGAAAAGCGGTTATCTCTTCTAGAGAAATGGCCTTAAAGCATCCTAGAAAAAATGGTGCAAATTTATTTGGTATTGATTCAAAATTAAAATTTGATTGTGAGTGGGCTGCTTGGTCAAATGGAACAGCTGTTAGAGAGCTTGATTTTCATGATACTTTTTTAGCAGAAGATTACAGTCATCCTGGAGATAACATTCCACCCATTTTAAGTGTAGCTCAACAAACTAAAAAAAGTGGACTAGATTTGTTAAGAGGAATTATTACAGGTTATGAGGTTCAAGTTAATTTAGTTAAAGGAATTTGTTTGCATAAACATAAAATAGATCACATAGCACACTTAGGACCAAGTGTTGCGGCAGGTTTGGGTACAATGTTAAAGCTAAACACTGAAACAATTTATCAAGCAGTTCAACAAGCTCTACATACAACAGTTTCGACAAGACAATCTAGAAAAGGTGAAATCTCTAGTTGGAAAGCTTACGCCCCTGCTCATGCTGGTAAACTTGCAATTGAAGCAGTTGATAGAGCAATGCGTGGTGAAGGTGCGCCAAGTCCTATTTATGAAGGAGAAGACAGTGTTATAGCTAGAATATTAGATGGTAAGAAAGCTTTATACAATGTGCCCCTTCCTAAGAAAAAAGAATCTAAGAAAGCGATACTTGAGACCTATACAAAAGAATATTCAGCTGAATACCAGTCTCAAGCACTAATAGATATTGCTAAAAAACTTAATAAGAAAATTCCTAATTTAAATCAAATTAAAAAAATTGATATTTACACAAGTCATCACACTCATTACGTAATTGGAACTGGTGCAAATGATCCACAAAAAATGGATCCAAATGCAAGTAGAGAAACACTTGATCACTCTATTATGTACATCTTTGCAGTAGCACTTGAAGATGCTGATTGGCACCATGTTAAATCATATACCAAACAAAGAGCTAATAGAAAAAGCACTATAAAAATTTGGAAATCAATTACGACGTTTGAAGATAAAAAATGGACTAAAAAATATCACGATCCTAATCCAAAAAATAAATCATTTGGTGCAAGAGTTGTAGTTACTTTAAATAATGGTAAAAAAATTACAGAACAATTAGATAGAGCAGATGCTCATCCATATGGAGCACGTCCGTTTAAAAGACAAAATTATATAAATAAGTTTTTAACGTTAACAGACGGTATCTTAGATAAAAAAGAGAGTGCACGTTTCTTAAAAGTTGTTCAAAATCTTAAAAACCTGAAAGCTGGAGAGTTAAATAAATTAAACATCCAGGTTAAAAGAAGTCAGATAAAGAAAAATACGAAACAAGGAATTTTTTAA
- a CDS encoding DapH/DapD/GlmU-related protein, protein MKQINSNTEQEKLRKFFIKSGVKMIGPETIFFSKDTKVGKNVTINPYVVIGPKVKIGNNVTINSFSHLEDCKIKNKVEVGPYARLRPGTILEEGSKIGNFVEVKKSTVGKKSKINHLSYVGDSELGKGVNVGAGTITCNYDGVKKSKTKIKDNVFIGSNSSLVAPITLEKNSIVGAGSVITKKVKKNSLALTRSAQTEVKNYKRRTK, encoded by the coding sequence ATGAAACAAATAAATTCTAATACTGAACAAGAAAAACTTCGTAAATTTTTTATAAAGTCTGGAGTAAAAATGATTGGTCCTGAAACTATTTTTTTTTCAAAAGATACAAAGGTTGGAAAAAACGTTACTATTAATCCATATGTTGTCATTGGGCCAAAAGTTAAAATTGGAAATAATGTAACTATCAATTCATTTTCACATTTAGAAGATTGTAAAATAAAAAATAAAGTTGAAGTTGGACCTTATGCACGATTAAGACCAGGAACTATTCTTGAAGAAGGATCAAAAATTGGAAATTTTGTAGAAGTTAAGAAAAGTACAGTTGGAAAAAAATCAAAAATAAATCATTTATCGTACGTTGGAGATAGTGAATTGGGTAAAGGTGTTAATGTTGGAGCTGGTACAATTACTTGCAATTATGATGGTGTTAAAAAAAGTAAAACAAAAATTAAAGACAATGTATTTATAGGTTCTAACTCATCATTAGTTGCACCAATTACTCTTGAAAAAAATAGTATTGTTGGGGCAGGATCAGTTATTACAAAGAAAGTTAAAAAAAATTCATTAGCTTTAACTAGAAGCGCTCAAACAGAAGTTAAAAACTACAAAAGAAGAACAAAATAA
- the cimA gene encoding citramalate synthase, which produces MSKEQLFIFDTTLRDGAQTQGVDFSVDDKLKIASALDNLGVDYIEGGWPGANPTDTEFFQKKHSFNNAKLTSFGMTKRTGRSADNDPGLSALLNSNTPAVCIVGKSWDFHVDIALGISNEENLENIKETAKHFVKENKEFMFDAEHFFDGYKANPSYALSCLKSAFDEGARWIVLCDTNGGTLPHEVTKIVTEVSKTIPGKNLGIHAHNDTGNAVANSLAAVWAGVRQVQGTINGLGERCGNANLMSLIPTFFLKEDFATNFQLKIKPDNIKKLTECSRLLDEILNRKPNKHLPYVGAAAFSHKGGLHVSAVQKNPKTYEHIDPVEVGNSRNIVVSDQSGKSNIISRLKTIGIEIEESDPKIKKLLDEVKDREFIGYSYDGADASFELLARRIISKIPRYILIKEYDVSVKKDSSGTIVSSAKAQLEVDGEKIMCTGEGNGPVNALDNAIRQNVDRLNKYSKYLKDLKLVDYKVRILNTGTEAITRVSIESTDSKGKNWFTIGVSANIIDASFKALVDSLDYKLFKDKAPASL; this is translated from the coding sequence ATGAGCAAAGAACAACTTTTTATATTTGATACAACACTGAGAGATGGTGCACAAACACAAGGGGTAGACTTTTCTGTAGATGATAAATTAAAAATTGCCTCAGCTTTAGATAATTTAGGTGTTGATTATATTGAGGGTGGGTGGCCAGGAGCAAATCCTACGGATACTGAATTTTTTCAAAAAAAACATTCATTTAATAATGCTAAACTAACATCTTTTGGTATGACCAAAAGAACTGGTCGAAGTGCCGATAATGATCCTGGACTATCAGCACTTTTAAACTCAAACACACCGGCAGTTTGTATTGTAGGAAAATCTTGGGATTTTCATGTTGATATAGCACTTGGTATTTCTAATGAAGAAAACTTAGAAAACATTAAAGAGACAGCTAAACATTTCGTTAAAGAGAATAAAGAATTCATGTTCGATGCAGAGCATTTTTTTGATGGATACAAGGCTAATCCAAGTTACGCCTTATCATGTCTCAAATCAGCATTTGATGAGGGAGCAAGGTGGATTGTTTTATGTGACACTAATGGTGGAACCTTACCTCATGAAGTTACAAAAATTGTTACAGAAGTTTCTAAAACTATACCTGGAAAAAATTTAGGGATACATGCACACAATGATACGGGTAATGCAGTTGCGAATTCTTTAGCTGCAGTTTGGGCTGGAGTTAGACAGGTGCAAGGAACCATCAATGGTTTAGGTGAAAGGTGTGGTAATGCTAATTTAATGTCACTAATCCCTACTTTTTTTTTAAAAGAAGATTTTGCAACTAATTTTCAATTAAAAATTAAACCAGACAATATTAAGAAATTAACAGAATGCTCTAGATTGTTGGATGAGATTTTAAATAGAAAACCTAACAAACATCTTCCATACGTTGGTGCTGCAGCTTTTTCTCACAAAGGTGGTCTTCATGTATCAGCGGTTCAAAAAAATCCAAAAACTTATGAACATATTGATCCAGTAGAAGTTGGAAATTCTCGAAATATAGTAGTTTCAGATCAATCTGGAAAATCCAATATAATCTCAAGACTAAAAACTATTGGTATAGAAATAGAAGAGAGCGATCCTAAAATTAAAAAACTTTTAGATGAAGTTAAAGATAGAGAATTTATTGGCTATAGTTATGATGGCGCTGACGCATCTTTTGAATTATTGGCCAGAAGGATTATCAGCAAAATACCAAGGTATATATTGATTAAAGAATACGATGTCTCTGTTAAAAAAGATTCGTCAGGTACAATTGTTTCTTCTGCAAAAGCTCAGCTTGAAGTTGATGGTGAAAAAATTATGTGTACTGGTGAAGGAAATGGTCCTGTTAATGCACTAGATAATGCTATTAGACAAAATGTAGATCGATTAAACAAATACTCTAAATATTTAAAAGATTTGAAATTAGTTGATTACAAAGTTAGAATTTTAAATACAGGTACTGAAGCAATCACTAGAGTTTCAATAGAAAGCACAGACTCAAAAGGTAAGAACTGGTTCACTATTGGTGTCTCAGCAAATATAATTGACGCTTCATTTAAAGCATTAGTTGATAGTTTAGATTATAAATTATTTAAAGATAAAGCTCCAGCAAGTCTTTAA
- the nadE gene encoding NAD(+) synthase, which produces MKPLEKAQFISNWIKDYVNKMPSKAQSLIIGISGGIDSSVSSTLSAMTGIKTIVLSMPIKQKSSQHDLSLKHQEWLVKNFDNVEAHTINLDKLFETFESTLSNFDSELGMANSRARIRMTTLYQVAAANKGIVVGTGNKVEDFGVGFYTKYGDGGVDISPIADCNKSEVWEIGKSINILQEIIDAAPTDGLWDDGRTDEGQLGLKYKELEEAMNNVNSINREKYEKIRKINLHKMEPIPVCKIPN; this is translated from the coding sequence ATGAAACCTTTAGAAAAAGCACAATTTATAAGCAATTGGATTAAAGATTATGTGAACAAGATGCCAAGTAAGGCTCAATCTTTAATCATTGGAATTTCTGGGGGAATAGATTCTTCTGTATCAAGTACATTGAGCGCAATGACAGGTATTAAAACAATTGTTTTATCAATGCCCATTAAACAAAAATCATCACAACATGACTTAAGCTTAAAACATCAAGAATGGCTTGTTAAAAACTTTGATAATGTTGAAGCGCACACAATAAATTTAGATAAATTATTTGAAACGTTTGAGAGTACGCTATCTAATTTTGATAGTGAACTTGGTATGGCAAATTCTAGAGCAAGAATTAGAATGACCACTCTTTATCAAGTAGCAGCTGCAAACAAAGGTATTGTGGTTGGTACTGGAAATAAAGTTGAGGATTTTGGAGTGGGGTTTTATACAAAATATGGAGATGGTGGAGTTGATATATCTCCTATTGCGGATTGTAATAAATCAGAAGTATGGGAAATAGGTAAATCTATTAATATTCTTCAAGAGATAATTGATGCTGCTCCAACAGATGGATTATGGGATGATGGCAGAACTGATGAAGGTCAGTTAGGTCTTAAATACAAGGAATTAGAAGAAGCTATGAACAATGTTAATTCAATAAATCGTGAAAAATACGAAAAAATAAGAAAGATAAACTTGCATAAAATGGAACCAATCCCAGTTTGCAAGATTCCCAACTAA
- the cysS gene encoding cysteine--tRNA ligase — protein MNKDIFLTNNLNNKKEKFVPINKENIGMYVCGPTVYDNPHIGNARPLVIFDILFKVLKSKYGHDKINYIRNITDVDDKIIKSAKEKNLSISELTNNVIKDFNDDCNYLNLDNPSQQPKATDHIDLMIKMISTLIEKDFAYVVNDHVYFEVSKFDDYGKLSNKKLEDLIAGSRVEVSDNKKKSEDFVLWKPSKDDEPSWDSPWGKGRPGWHLECSAMSKKYLGNVFDIHGGGIDLIFPHHENEIAQSRCANDSKVFANYWIHNAFITMSNEKMAKSTGNILKIKDFKDNVDGQVLKLALMSAHYKQPLDWNEKLLEDCKNTIDKWYEVYLPPKDKIVLDEDILSPLYDDLNTPGYIAKLHQLYDKALKGGNEEKSLFVLACNFIGILNKTKEEWIEFKKKKSSINEDDILEMISLRNKAREDKNYKEADIIRNKLLDKGVLIEDKDGKTIWKLK, from the coding sequence ATGAACAAGGATATTTTTTTAACAAACAATCTAAACAATAAAAAAGAAAAATTTGTTCCTATAAATAAAGAAAACATTGGAATGTATGTTTGTGGTCCAACCGTTTATGACAACCCACACATTGGGAACGCAAGACCTCTTGTTATTTTTGATATTTTGTTCAAAGTTTTAAAATCAAAATATGGTCATGATAAAATAAATTATATAAGAAATATTACAGACGTTGATGATAAGATAATTAAATCAGCAAAAGAAAAAAATCTTTCAATATCAGAATTAACAAACAATGTTATTAAAGATTTTAATGATGATTGTAATTACTTAAATTTAGATAATCCATCACAACAACCAAAAGCAACAGATCATATTGATCTCATGATTAAAATGATATCAACTTTAATAGAAAAAGATTTTGCTTATGTGGTAAACGACCATGTTTATTTTGAAGTTAGCAAATTTGATGATTATGGAAAATTATCGAATAAAAAACTAGAAGATTTAATTGCAGGATCTAGAGTAGAAGTTTCAGATAATAAAAAAAAATCAGAAGACTTTGTATTATGGAAACCCTCTAAGGATGATGAACCTTCTTGGGATTCTCCTTGGGGTAAAGGAAGACCTGGTTGGCATTTAGAATGTTCTGCAATGTCAAAGAAATACCTAGGAAACGTATTTGATATTCATGGAGGTGGAATTGATTTAATTTTTCCACATCACGAAAATGAAATTGCACAATCAAGATGTGCGAATGATAGTAAAGTTTTTGCAAATTATTGGATCCATAACGCATTTATTACTATGTCCAATGAAAAAATGGCTAAATCAACTGGCAACATACTTAAGATTAAAGATTTTAAAGATAATGTTGATGGACAAGTTTTAAAACTTGCTCTTATGAGTGCTCACTACAAACAGCCATTAGACTGGAACGAAAAGCTCTTAGAAGATTGCAAAAATACTATTGATAAATGGTATGAAGTTTATTTACCCCCGAAAGACAAAATAGTTTTAGATGAAGATATTTTGTCTCCATTATATGATGATTTGAATACACCTGGCTACATTGCAAAATTACATCAACTTTATGATAAGGCCTTAAAAGGTGGAAATGAAGAGAAAAGTTTATTTGTATTAGCTTGTAATTTTATTGGTATTTTAAATAAAACAAAAGAAGAGTGGATTGAATTTAAAAAGAAAAAATCATCCATTAATGAAGATGATATTTTAGAAATGATTTCACTTAGAAACAAAGCTAGAGAAGATAAGAATTATAAAGAAGCTGATATCATTAGAAATAAGCTTTTAGATAAAGGGGTTTTAATAGAAGACAAAGATGGTAAAACAATTTGGAAACTAAAATGA
- a CDS encoding RNA methyltransferase — MSFNNISFILHQPQLSENIGACARAVKNFNFKKLVIVKPKPIFPNDKILATSVGAKDLIINAKVHETLESAVKKVDYVVATSARFRNKNIKHINLDDLKKIDFNKKIAFLFGSEASGLSNNEISYANYTMQIPTNPDFKSLNLSHSVIIIAHTVASIINLKGAKYSKSKKVNLASKKDIQAMTNLCIKKLEEKHFFKPLEKRPIMLENLRSIFSKMELSEKETRILSSVFASLSKKG, encoded by the coding sequence ATGTCTTTTAATAATATCTCATTTATCTTACATCAACCTCAACTATCAGAAAATATTGGAGCTTGTGCTAGAGCTGTTAAAAACTTTAATTTTAAAAAGTTAGTTATTGTTAAACCAAAACCAATTTTCCCAAATGATAAAATTTTAGCAACATCAGTTGGGGCAAAAGATCTAATTATTAATGCTAAAGTACATGAAACTTTAGAATCTGCTGTAAAAAAGGTAGATTATGTTGTTGCAACATCTGCAAGGTTTAGAAATAAAAATATTAAACATATTAATTTAGATGATTTAAAAAAAATTGATTTTAATAAAAAGATAGCTTTTTTATTTGGTTCTGAGGCATCTGGTTTATCTAATAATGAGATTAGTTATGCTAATTACACTATGCAAATCCCAACTAACCCTGATTTTAAATCTTTAAACCTGTCACATAGTGTTATTATTATAGCTCATACAGTAGCAAGCATTATTAATTTAAAGGGTGCAAAATATTCTAAATCAAAAAAAGTAAACTTAGCTAGCAAAAAGGATATTCAAGCTATGACTAACTTGTGCATCAAAAAACTAGAGGAAAAACACTTTTTTAAACCCTTAGAAAAGAGACCTATTATGCTTGAAAACTTAAGAAGTATTTTTTCTAAAATGGAGCTTTCTGAGAAAGAAACACGTATTTTATCCAGTGTATTTGCAAGTTTGTCCAAAAAAGGTTGA